One region of Deltaproteobacteria bacterium genomic DNA includes:
- a CDS encoding dTMP kinase, whose translation MFITLEGMEGCGKTTQCTKLIEHYTRQGRDVLHTREPGGSRLGKDLRRILLDPKNTDIASTAELFLYLADRAQHVANVIHPALEEGRTVICDRFADSTVVYQGYGRGLDPKLLRQLNDVAVQGLWPNVTVLLDVDPEIGLKRALTRNMRDNKTSTEGRFEAEHLGFHARVREGYLTWAALHRNRFIVVDAGRDPDEVFTAILRGLEEKGLD comes from the coding sequence ATGTTCATCACCCTTGAAGGCATGGAAGGCTGCGGCAAGACCACGCAATGCACCAAGCTCATCGAACACTATACCCGCCAGGGCCGCGACGTGCTGCACACGCGCGAACCCGGCGGCAGCAGGCTGGGCAAGGACCTGCGGCGCATCCTGCTCGATCCGAAAAACACGGACATCGCCTCCACGGCCGAGCTGTTCCTGTATTTGGCGGACCGGGCCCAACACGTGGCCAACGTCATCCACCCCGCCCTGGAAGAAGGTCGGACCGTCATCTGCGACCGCTTCGCCGATTCCACGGTGGTCTATCAGGGCTACGGCCGGGGGCTCGATCCCAAATTGCTGCGCCAGCTCAACGACGTGGCCGTCCAGGGGCTGTGGCCCAACGTCACCGTGCTCCTGGACGTGGACCCGGAAATCGGCCTCAAACGCGCCCTGACCCGCAACATGCGTGACAACAAAACCAGCACCGAAGGCCGCTTCGAGGCGGAACACCTGGGTTTCCACGCCCGTGTTCGCGAGGGCTACCTGACCTGGGCGGCCCTGCACCGCAACCGGTTCATCGTTGTCGACGCCGGCCGCGACCCGGACGAGGTCTTCACGGCCATCCTGCGTGGCCTGGAGGAGAAGGGCCTTGACTGA
- a CDS encoding HD domain-containing protein, with the protein MTHKKTFVQDFTAGQSVSDTFALAQAQRKEAKNGPYWQLTLTDRSGSIEARMWFPQSQRHDTLKAEQFVAVTGQVVSFKDQLQMNITELSVLDPDGAGLDLADFLPCSAVPPETILADIERLLAGELSFKPWKALCRNILHDDDIRAALLTAPGAKAIHHAHAGGLLEHTLGVMRVCQSLADLYPCVDKEILLVGALLHDLGKAFELTHGISREYTDQGRLLGHIELGLEILTPFLRKAKDLPEGLALHLKHLLISHHGELEFGSPRRPKTVEAFILHYADNLDAKINTVQGALANPDTGDAGTWSEYQRSLSRYVFQPARTPVPAGEPAPKSAKPGKTPTRSTDAPLLKLMGLESSAHNS; encoded by the coding sequence ATGACCCATAAAAAAACATTCGTCCAGGACTTTACCGCCGGCCAGAGCGTCTCCGACACGTTCGCCCTGGCCCAGGCCCAACGCAAGGAGGCCAAGAACGGCCCGTACTGGCAACTCACCCTGACCGACCGCAGCGGCAGCATCGAAGCCCGGATGTGGTTCCCCCAGAGCCAACGACACGACACCCTCAAGGCCGAGCAATTCGTGGCCGTCACCGGCCAGGTGGTGTCCTTCAAGGACCAGTTGCAGATGAATATCACGGAACTAAGCGTCCTCGACCCGGACGGGGCCGGTCTGGATCTGGCCGATTTCCTGCCCTGCTCGGCCGTGCCGCCGGAAACCATCCTGGCCGACATCGAACGCCTCCTGGCCGGGGAATTGTCCTTCAAGCCCTGGAAAGCCCTGTGCCGGAACATTCTCCATGACGACGACATCCGCGCCGCGCTGCTCACGGCTCCCGGCGCCAAGGCCATCCATCACGCCCACGCCGGCGGGCTGTTGGAACACACCCTGGGTGTCATGCGCGTCTGCCAGTCCCTGGCGGACCTCTACCCCTGCGTGGACAAGGAAATCCTGCTCGTGGGCGCCCTGCTGCACGACCTGGGCAAGGCCTTCGAGCTGACCCACGGCATCAGCCGCGAATACACCGACCAGGGCCGGCTGCTTGGACATATCGAGCTGGGCCTGGAAATCCTGACCCCGTTCCTGCGCAAGGCCAAGGACCTGCCCGAGGGCCTGGCCCTGCATCTCAAGCATCTTCTGATCAGCCACCATGGCGAGCTGGAATTCGGCTCGCCGCGCCGGCCCAAGACCGTGGAGGCCTTCATCCTGCACTACGCCGACAACCTGGACGCCAAAATCAACACGGTCCAGGGCGCGCTGGCCAACCCCGACACCGGGGACGCGGGCACCTGGAGCGAATACCAGCGCAGCCTGTCCCGCTACGTGTTCCAGCCGGCGCGCACTCCGGTGCCGGCCGGGGAACCCGCCCCGAAATCCGCCAAGCCCGGCAAAACGCCCACCCGTTCCACGGACGCGCCCCTGCTCAAGCTCATGGGCCTTGAATCCAGTGCCCACAATTCCTGA
- a CDS encoding 4Fe-4S dicluster domain-containing protein, which yields MSKKKGQAKVTIYPDWCKGCGICVAFCPAGVFELGEDGKSHVVREDECVNCGFCELHCPDFAVSVTPRETSRRKTDGQFDPRVVAPEPPASSDPGPEESIGTPNQEDCHGHEKA from the coding sequence ATGTCCAAGAAGAAAGGTCAGGCAAAAGTGACGATCTATCCGGACTGGTGCAAGGGCTGTGGCATCTGCGTGGCCTTTTGTCCGGCCGGGGTGTTCGAGTTGGGAGAGGATGGCAAGTCCCACGTGGTTCGCGAGGACGAGTGCGTCAACTGCGGTTTTTGCGAGCTGCACTGTCCGGATTTCGCGGTGTCCGTGACGCCCAGGGAGACCAGCCGCAGAAAAACCGATGGTCAGTTCGATCCGCGCGTGGTCGCTCCGGAGCCGCCGGCAAGCAGCGATCCGGGTCCGGAAGAAAGCATTGGAACCCCTAACCAGGAAGACTGTCATGGCCATGAAAAAGCGTAA
- a CDS encoding 2-oxoacid:acceptor oxidoreductase subunit alpha — MAMKKRKRKELFALGNEAVVEGALLAGCSFFAGYPITPSTEIAEVMSQRLPLTADGVFIQMEDEIASMGAIIGASLAGRKSMTATSGPGFSLMQENLGYACMTEVPLVLVNVMRGGPSTGLPTSPAQGDVQQARWGTHGDHPIIVLSASNVQECLEMTVVAFNFAEKYRTPVILLLDEITAHTREKISVPDPEDLEILARVAPAMPPEWYVSYEETMRGVPALAPLGSGYRFHVTGLTHDKNGFPTSKPDEVKALMQRQFRKIDQFFYDIQQVDTLDCDDAEVVVIAYGCVARSAELAVHMAREHGIKAGLLKLKTLFPFPKSVVQPLARQCKALVVPEMNMGQMSREVKRVNNGLTHVMTINRIDGQIITPSEIFKSIMQA; from the coding sequence ATGGCCATGAAAAAGCGTAAACGGAAGGAACTTTTCGCCTTGGGCAACGAGGCCGTGGTCGAGGGCGCGCTCCTGGCTGGGTGCTCTTTTTTCGCCGGCTACCCCATTACTCCGTCCACGGAAATCGCCGAGGTCATGTCCCAGCGCCTGCCCCTGACGGCAGACGGCGTTTTCATTCAGATGGAAGACGAAATCGCCAGCATGGGGGCCATCATCGGCGCCTCCCTGGCCGGTCGCAAGTCCATGACGGCCACGTCCGGACCGGGATTTTCCCTGATGCAGGAGAATTTGGGCTACGCCTGCATGACCGAGGTGCCACTGGTGCTGGTCAACGTCATGCGTGGCGGGCCGAGTACCGGCCTGCCCACCAGCCCGGCCCAGGGCGATGTGCAGCAGGCGAGGTGGGGCACGCACGGCGATCATCCGATTATCGTGCTTTCGGCCAGCAATGTGCAGGAATGTTTGGAGATGACCGTTGTCGCCTTCAATTTCGCCGAAAAATACCGTACCCCGGTTATCCTGCTTCTCGATGAAATCACGGCCCATACCCGCGAGAAGATCTCCGTGCCCGATCCCGAGGACCTGGAGATTCTGGCCCGGGTCGCTCCGGCCATGCCGCCGGAATGGTACGTGTCCTACGAGGAAACCATGCGCGGCGTGCCGGCCCTGGCTCCGCTGGGGTCTGGGTATCGCTTCCATGTCACCGGCCTGACCCACGACAAAAACGGCTTTCCGACGTCCAAGCCGGACGAGGTCAAGGCCCTCATGCAACGGCAATTCCGCAAGATCGATCAGTTTTTTTACGATATCCAGCAAGTGGACACGCTTGATTGCGACGACGCCGAGGTCGTGGTCATCGCCTATGGCTGCGTGGCCCGGTCGGCCGAACTGGCCGTGCACATGGCTCGCGAGCACGGGATCAAGGCCGGCCTGCTCAAGCTGAAGACACTTTTTCCGTTCCCGAAATCCGTGGTTCAGCCCCTGGCCCGCCAGTGCAAGGCCCTGGTCGTCCCGGAAATGAACATGGGGCAGATGTCGCGCGAGGTGAAGCGCGTCAACAACGGCTTGACCCACGTCATGACCATCAACCGCATCGACGGCCAGATCATCACCCCCTCGGAAATCTTCAAATCCATCATGC